From Terriglobia bacterium, one genomic window encodes:
- a CDS encoding cyclic nucleotide-binding domain-containing protein, with translation MEPEIQEQVQTLLQPRQFATGEPICRRGDPASSLFVIEQGVAHVVVERPEGRRIIARLRRNDVVGEMSLISGEPHSATVEAILPTTVLELSRERFATMLAAHPPLFANLARIAVQRLARTDVQFATWHRRGEVVALVADMSATWQVAKVIEAAQSATPRASTCVDLTGKLPSSLRLQRDHCVEEVLGRLDNLLASHAFVFIVASSGQANLSALVEQADRVIVLGTEPACLNSAQLCRTAEVVLLQRNRSLTTRSLGGLKVIRTIDPESPDRDIAWLGRHLSRTKLGLALGAGGAKGYAHAAALHVLEAAGYAIDYVAGSSIGAIVGSWLALGKDAAGVEAAMRRAFSPETVAAMFKLSFGGMASSTDEVKRLWHETTDGLAFSDVVIPLVVMAVDLKLKQPAPITEGPLWEALMAASAVPGLYPPYQLGSQRLVDAIALVPVPTEAVRAAGADLVISVNLISRDTLPVWPAGTPVAAVSESRGSRVLDTLLEVMEMMQLDGSTRHAALADVVVTPRFGPGTWRDFQLADLFLAAGRAAMEEQIPALRTLANPQSLGLTYSGGLYASTSVHV, from the coding sequence TTGGAGCCGGAGATCCAGGAGCAGGTCCAGACTCTGCTTCAGCCGCGGCAGTTTGCGACTGGTGAACCGATTTGCCGCCGCGGTGATCCTGCATCGAGCTTGTTCGTCATTGAGCAGGGGGTGGCGCACGTAGTGGTAGAGCGGCCCGAAGGGCGGAGGATTATTGCACGACTGCGGCGGAACGATGTTGTGGGGGAGATGTCACTGATTAGCGGAGAACCGCACTCTGCCACCGTGGAAGCGATCCTGCCTACGACGGTGTTGGAATTGAGCCGGGAGAGGTTCGCGACAATGCTCGCCGCACATCCACCCTTATTCGCCAATCTGGCTCGCATTGCGGTGCAGCGACTCGCCCGAACCGATGTGCAGTTTGCCACCTGGCACCGGCGCGGCGAAGTGGTCGCCCTGGTCGCCGACATGAGCGCGACTTGGCAAGTGGCCAAGGTGATTGAGGCGGCGCAGTCTGCCACACCGCGTGCCAGCACCTGTGTCGATCTCACGGGGAAGCTGCCATCGAGCTTGCGATTGCAGCGGGACCACTGTGTAGAAGAGGTGCTCGGCCGCCTGGATAATCTCCTCGCTTCGCACGCCTTTGTCTTCATTGTTGCCAGTAGCGGTCAGGCCAACCTATCGGCGCTGGTCGAACAGGCAGACCGGGTGATTGTGCTGGGCACGGAGCCGGCTTGTCTCAACTCGGCTCAGCTCTGCCGTACCGCTGAAGTAGTGCTTCTGCAGCGTAACCGCTCGTTGACGACTCGTTCTCTCGGCGGCCTCAAGGTGATCCGGACTATCGATCCCGAGTCTCCCGACAGGGATATCGCATGGTTGGGAAGGCACCTGTCCCGAACCAAGCTGGGATTAGCGCTGGGGGCGGGTGGAGCCAAGGGATACGCGCACGCCGCCGCGCTGCATGTACTGGAAGCCGCCGGTTATGCGATCGACTACGTTGCGGGCAGCAGCATCGGCGCGATTGTGGGTTCGTGGCTGGCTCTGGGGAAAGACGCAGCAGGGGTTGAAGCGGCCATGAGGCGTGCGTTTTCCCCGGAGACTGTCGCGGCGATGTTCAAGCTGTCGTTTGGCGGCATGGCAAGCAGCACCGATGAAGTGAAGCGCCTGTGGCACGAAACTACCGATGGGCTTGCCTTCTCCGATGTTGTCATCCCACTCGTCGTTATGGCTGTCGACCTGAAGTTGAAGCAGCCGGCCCCGATCACGGAAGGTCCGCTATGGGAGGCCTTGATGGCGGCCAGCGCGGTACCCGGATTGTATCCCCCATACCAGCTCGGCTCGCAAAGGTTGGTGGATGCAATCGCGCTGGTGCCCGTGCCGACCGAAGCGGTTCGGGCAGCGGGTGCCGATCTCGTCATATCGGTGAACCTCATCAGCCGGGACACCCTGCCGGTCTGGCCGGCGGGCACTCCCGTGGCCGCGGTTTCCGAGAGTCGCGGCTCGCGCGTGCTGGATACGCTGCTGGAGGTCATGGAAATGATGCAGCTTGACGGTAGTACTCGCCATGCAGCCTTGGCCGACGTAGTGGTGACCCCCCGCTTTGGTCCGGGAACCTGGCGGGATTTCCAACTGGCTGACCTGTTCCTTGCCGCAGGGCGGGCTGCCATGGAAGAGCAGATTCCGGCGTTGCGGACCTTGGCCAATCCGCAATCCCTTGGACTCACATATTCCGGAGGACTGTATGCCAGCACAAGTGTTCACGTTTGA
- a CDS encoding tetratricopeptide repeat protein has protein sequence MNNASVAKQSGEPSAVLTVDTCYSSGLEALEQGRLDDARAWGERCGALPDAARSPHCAALQGRVAAAEGDFREAANNFRKAAALDPSDLELPRQLAEALQTIGQLEEAIEVLEKLTRRDSNSPELFIDLGYALFAHGNSTGARQALERAAALRPADKAVLFALAQLYQAIGEPALAAEVLSKQFGGEASPRVLNDLARLYLHLQRYSEAEATLHLLRERDRTAQVMAQHGIVLCRARCKDWRGALDAALEATRSDRFGLTTAFLAYAKDGFFGSLLDAAERDAELMRRLHEEMDEYAEEHNSEAVVWQSVEGVH, from the coding sequence ATGAACAACGCATCGGTGGCCAAGCAGTCCGGAGAGCCGAGCGCAGTGTTGACCGTGGACACATGCTACTCCTCTGGCCTGGAGGCGCTGGAACAAGGAAGATTGGATGATGCCCGGGCCTGGGGGGAACGCTGTGGCGCTTTGCCGGATGCGGCTCGCAGCCCTCACTGCGCTGCCTTGCAAGGCAGGGTCGCAGCCGCCGAAGGAGACTTCCGGGAGGCCGCGAATAATTTTCGAAAGGCCGCGGCGTTGGATCCATCCGACCTGGAACTCCCCCGCCAATTGGCAGAAGCACTCCAGACGATCGGGCAACTGGAGGAAGCCATCGAGGTTCTCGAAAAGCTTACGCGCCGCGACTCCAATTCCCCGGAGTTGTTCATTGATCTTGGATATGCCCTCTTCGCCCATGGGAACTCCACGGGCGCCCGCCAGGCCCTGGAGCGCGCGGCAGCGCTGCGTCCGGCGGACAAAGCTGTTCTCTTTGCGCTTGCTCAGCTCTACCAAGCCATTGGCGAACCTGCTCTCGCGGCAGAGGTTCTGTCCAAGCAATTTGGCGGCGAGGCGTCGCCCAGAGTCCTGAACGATCTTGCTCGCCTGTATCTCCACTTGCAGCGTTACAGCGAGGCGGAGGCGACACTTCACCTTCTGCGCGAGCGCGACCGGACGGCGCAGGTGATGGCCCAACACGGGATTGTCTTGTGCCGAGCCAGGTGCAAGGACTGGCGCGGCGCCTTGGACGCCGCTCTCGAGGCTACTCGCAGCGACCGCTTTGGCCTGACCACGGCTTTCCTGGCCTACGCGAAAGATGGATTTTTTGGCAGCCTGCTCGATGCCGCCGAGCGCGACGCCGAGTTGATGCGGCGTCTGCACGAAGAGATGGACGAATACGCCGAAGAGCACAACTCGGAAGCTGTCGTGTGGCAGTCCGTTGAGGGGGTTCACTGA
- a CDS encoding cupin domain-containing protein, translating to MATAVAKIKALDDAAHDTRRGGDVRVLLSPKTVGSTSGFMGVATIAPGDRITEHYHPYSEEFIYVVQGNLIARLDGVRNELKQGQALLIPINVKHRLMNEGSEEVFIVFHLGPLAPKPDMGHVDTE from the coding sequence ATGGCCACAGCCGTAGCAAAAATCAAGGCACTCGACGATGCCGCTCACGATACGCGACGTGGTGGGGACGTCCGCGTCCTGCTCTCGCCGAAGACGGTAGGTTCAACTTCCGGTTTCATGGGTGTGGCGACAATCGCACCGGGAGATCGGATTACCGAACACTATCACCCGTACTCGGAGGAGTTCATCTACGTTGTCCAAGGCAACCTGATCGCTCGCCTCGACGGCGTTAGAAACGAACTCAAACAGGGCCAGGCTTTGCTTATCCCTATCAATGTGAAACACCGGCTGATGAATGAGGGTAGCGAGGAAGTATTTATCGTTTTCCACCTCGGACCCTTGGCTCCCAAGCCGGACATGGGCCACGTCGACACAGAATAG
- a CDS encoding SRPBCC family protein, which produces MAVRTDNSIVICAPLDTVWDITNNVEKWPDLFTEYATAEILERRGNTVVFRLTMHPDENGKVWSWVSERTTDAPNRAVKARRVETGPFEYMNIEWYYEAVEGGTRMRWVQEFTMKPQAPANDAQMEVYINANSNKQMNIIKERIEKQVRGSAA; this is translated from the coding sequence ATGGCTGTGCGTACCGACAATTCGATCGTGATTTGCGCTCCCCTCGATACGGTGTGGGATATCACCAATAACGTGGAGAAATGGCCCGATCTCTTCACCGAGTACGCCACGGCGGAGATTTTGGAGCGCCGAGGAAACACCGTCGTCTTCCGTCTTACCATGCACCCGGACGAAAACGGGAAAGTGTGGAGCTGGGTTTCGGAGCGCACGACGGACGCTCCCAACCGCGCGGTCAAGGCTCGCCGAGTGGAAACGGGGCCGTTCGAGTACATGAATATCGAATGGTATTACGAAGCGGTGGAAGGTGGAACCCGCATGCGCTGGGTGCAGGAATTCACCATGAAACCCCAAGCCCCGGCAAACGATGCGCAGATGGAAGTTTACATCAATGCCAACAGCAACAAGCAGATGAACATCATCAAGGAACGCATCGAAAAGCAGGTTCGTGGATCGGCGGCGTAG
- a CDS encoding beta-ketoacyl-[acyl-carrier-protein] synthase family protein: MATRRAAVTGIGIVAPGGTSRNAFWDTITAGRTATRRLTLFDATGFRSQIAAECDFNPALAGLDESEAKRMDRSIQFAVAAANEAMKDSGLALDAVDHDRMGVTMGSAVGATINLELGYVAVSDSGKQWLVDAKRAWPFLYEALIPSSLVSELASRFHAHGPATVVSTGCTSGIDAIGYGFYLVQDGEADIVIAGAAEAPVSPIAIGCFEPIKATSTRNDDAAHASRPFDLKRDGFVMGEGSAVLILEEMNHALARGAHIYCEVGGYSSRGNAYHMTGLRPDGVEMAEAIVDAMHQAGIKPSDIGYINAHGSGTKQNDRHETAAFKRSLGQQAYHIPISSIKSMIGHSLGAIGALEMATCALVIEHGVIPPTANYEIPDPECDLDYTPNVARHKKVDAVLSTGSGFGGFQSAMIFTRPSEARA, translated from the coding sequence ATGGCCACCCGAAGAGCAGCCGTTACTGGTATTGGCATAGTGGCACCCGGCGGCACAAGCAGGAACGCCTTCTGGGACACGATTACCGCTGGCCGGACGGCCACGCGGCGGCTCACGCTATTTGACGCAACCGGGTTTCGCTCCCAGATCGCGGCGGAATGCGACTTCAATCCGGCGCTCGCGGGACTGGATGAATCAGAAGCCAAGCGGATGGATCGCTCCATTCAGTTCGCGGTGGCTGCGGCTAACGAGGCGATGAAGGACAGCGGCCTCGCGTTGGACGCAGTGGATCACGACCGCATGGGGGTCACCATGGGGTCGGCGGTTGGGGCGACCATCAACCTGGAGCTAGGCTACGTGGCTGTAAGCGACTCCGGCAAACAATGGCTGGTGGACGCTAAGCGCGCCTGGCCGTTTCTGTATGAAGCCCTGATTCCGAGCAGCCTGGTTTCTGAACTGGCCTCGCGCTTTCACGCCCACGGCCCGGCGACGGTGGTTTCCACGGGATGCACCTCTGGTATTGATGCCATCGGTTACGGCTTCTACCTGGTTCAGGACGGGGAAGCGGATATTGTCATCGCCGGCGCCGCGGAGGCGCCTGTATCTCCCATCGCCATCGGATGTTTCGAGCCGATCAAGGCCACCTCGACCCGCAATGACGACGCGGCGCACGCCTCGCGGCCCTTTGACCTGAAACGCGATGGCTTTGTCATGGGCGAAGGCAGTGCGGTGCTCATCCTGGAAGAGATGAATCACGCGCTGGCGCGGGGCGCGCACATTTACTGCGAAGTGGGCGGCTATTCCAGCCGTGGCAACGCCTATCACATGACCGGCCTGCGTCCGGATGGGGTCGAGATGGCCGAAGCCATTGTGGATGCCATGCACCAGGCCGGAATCAAGCCTTCGGACATCGGCTATATCAACGCGCATGGATCGGGAACCAAGCAAAACGACCGTCACGAGACGGCTGCCTTCAAGCGCTCGCTGGGACAACAGGCGTATCACATTCCGATCAGTTCCATTAAGTCCATGATTGGCCATTCGCTCGGCGCCATCGGTGCCCTGGAAATGGCTACCTGTGCCTTGGTTATCGAGCACGGCGTCATTCCGCCAACCGCAAACTACGAGATTCCCGATCCCGAATGCGACTTGGACTACACGCCGAACGTGGCGCGGCACAAGAAAGTTGATGCCGTGCTCTCAACTGGAAGCGGGTTCGGCGGATTCCAGTCCGCCATGATTTTCACACGCCCTTCGGAGGCGCGAGCATGA
- the bioD gene encoding dethiobiotin synthase: MPKQFFITGTDTGVGKTVVSALLCAVTSALYWKPIQTGASEETDRCAVMRYAEVPPERTVPEAYCFDPPVSPHLAAAWAGVRIDLDRLRLRSEWAGKELVVEGAGGVLVPLNEEQFMADLMRELGLPVLLACRSGLGTINHTLLSLAALRERGVKVHGVVMVGPENGDNRNAIEKYGGVPVLGTIPLLPRVERRQLIQAFQDHFDPGVLDRQ; encoded by the coding sequence ATGCCTAAGCAGTTCTTCATTACCGGGACAGACACCGGTGTCGGCAAGACGGTGGTCTCGGCGCTTCTCTGCGCGGTCACCTCGGCGTTGTACTGGAAACCGATTCAAACCGGCGCGAGCGAAGAAACCGACCGCTGCGCGGTGATGCGTTATGCTGAGGTCCCTCCGGAACGGACGGTGCCGGAAGCTTATTGCTTCGACCCGCCCGTATCTCCGCACCTGGCTGCGGCCTGGGCCGGGGTGCGCATTGACCTGGACCGTTTGCGCCTGCGGAGCGAGTGGGCAGGGAAGGAGCTTGTCGTCGAAGGCGCGGGCGGCGTGCTGGTGCCACTCAACGAGGAGCAGTTCATGGCCGACCTGATGCGCGAGCTAGGATTACCGGTGCTGCTGGCCTGCCGGAGCGGACTGGGGACGATCAACCATACCCTGCTGTCTCTGGCGGCGTTGCGAGAACGCGGCGTGAAGGTTCACGGAGTCGTCATGGTTGGCCCGGAGAATGGCGACAACCGCAACGCCATCGAAAAGTACGGAGGCGTTCCAGTGCTGGGCACGATCCCGTTGCTGCCGCGCGTCGAACGCAGGCAGCTCATTCAAGCTTTTCAGGACCATTTCGATCCCGGAGTTCTCGACCGCCAATGA
- a CDS encoding ketosynthase chain-length factor, with amino-acid sequence MSRRAVITGIGVVAPSGIGTEAYWTATRQGKTGIRRITHFDPSPYTTQLAGEVNGFKAEDHIDGRLIAQTDRWTWLALAATDMALRDADFDPKKAQPYQMSVITASSSGGNEFGQREIGNLWGKGVLYVGAYQSIAWFYAATTGQIAIKWGMKGPCGVVLSEGAGGVEALAHSWRNIRRGVDLVVSGGTEAPLCPYALVCQMQNGLLSKQKDPALAYRPFDENANGYVPGEGGAILIVEELEHAKKRGAPHIYGEILGYCTTQDGYHYAKPAPDGRQYARAMREAIARAGITPNDVDVIFADAAGDLKGDALEAEAIRQVFGSRASQVPIAAPKSMVGRLYAGGAPLDVAAALLSMRDDVVPPIVNLGKPAKGCELSFTREKERKMPVRTVLVNSRGYGGFNGSLVLRKYAA; translated from the coding sequence ATGAGCCGACGCGCGGTCATTACCGGAATTGGAGTGGTGGCGCCCAGCGGCATCGGCACTGAGGCCTACTGGACGGCTACGCGACAGGGTAAGACTGGTATCCGGCGGATTACCCATTTCGACCCTTCTCCGTACACGACTCAGCTTGCCGGTGAGGTGAATGGCTTTAAAGCTGAGGATCACATTGACGGGCGCCTCATCGCGCAGACTGATCGCTGGACTTGGTTGGCGCTGGCGGCCACCGACATGGCTCTCCGCGATGCCGACTTCGATCCCAAGAAGGCGCAGCCCTACCAGATGAGCGTCATTACCGCGAGTTCTTCGGGCGGCAATGAGTTTGGCCAGCGCGAAATTGGAAATCTCTGGGGAAAGGGCGTTCTTTACGTTGGAGCCTACCAGTCGATCGCATGGTTCTACGCCGCCACCACCGGACAGATCGCGATCAAGTGGGGGATGAAGGGTCCATGCGGCGTCGTCCTTTCCGAAGGTGCCGGTGGCGTGGAAGCCCTGGCCCACTCCTGGAGAAACATTCGCCGCGGGGTCGACCTGGTGGTCAGCGGCGGGACCGAGGCGCCGCTTTGTCCCTATGCGTTGGTTTGCCAGATGCAGAACGGCCTGCTGAGCAAGCAGAAGGATCCTGCCCTCGCCTACCGGCCTTTTGACGAAAACGCCAACGGCTATGTGCCGGGCGAAGGCGGCGCCATTCTCATCGTCGAGGAACTCGAGCATGCCAAGAAGAGGGGAGCTCCGCATATCTACGGCGAGATCCTGGGATACTGCACCACCCAGGACGGATATCACTACGCCAAGCCCGCTCCCGACGGCCGGCAGTATGCGCGGGCCATGCGGGAAGCGATTGCGCGCGCCGGAATCACTCCCAACGACGTGGACGTCATCTTCGCGGATGCCGCCGGCGACTTGAAGGGCGATGCATTGGAGGCCGAGGCCATTCGGCAAGTGTTCGGCTCCCGAGCTTCGCAAGTTCCCATCGCCGCTCCCAAGTCAATGGTCGGACGTCTGTATGCGGGCGGGGCGCCGCTCGACGTTGCCGCCGCTCTGCTCAGCATGAGGGACGACGTAGTTCCCCCGATTGTGAACCTGGGAAAGCCGGCAAAGGGCTGCGAACTGAGCTTTACCAGGGAGAAAGAACGAAAGATGCCGGTACGAACGGTACTGGTCAACAGCCGCGGGTACGGTGGTTTCAACGGTTCGCTGGTGCTGCGGAAGTACGCTGCGTGA
- a CDS encoding 8-amino-7-oxononanoate synthase, translating into MATPKASSLLARMKGKLCDLEADAQLRTLEINAGINLCSNDYLGLSLDPRLKSAVLDGVSRTAQMGATGSRLLSGNSREWQDLEQEFAAFAGTSDALYFGSGYAANIGLLGSVLGPQDVVLSDSLNHASIIDGIRLSGARKFIYPHRDLNALEQGLSQLAKEDGCRIIVTESVFSMDGDRAPIADLVSLARNYGAELIVDEAHATGVLGPHGRGLVADAGLVDQVLAIVHTCGKALASVGAFVCSSSTLKQLLINRARTFIFSTAMPPYVAHQIRAALRITTESEPERVHLDSLATQLRSSLQASGFNTGASTSQIVPVLLGDNETALHFAAELRKSEFAVRAIRPPTVSPGTSRLRVSLTSTLTAEQMDRFMAAIVAAKEALGSVIHA; encoded by the coding sequence CAACGCGGGCATCAATCTCTGCTCGAATGATTACCTTGGTCTGTCGCTGGACCCGCGGCTGAAGTCCGCCGTTCTGGACGGGGTCAGCCGCACGGCGCAGATGGGCGCTACCGGGTCGCGCCTGTTATCCGGCAATTCGCGCGAATGGCAGGACCTCGAACAAGAGTTTGCGGCCTTTGCCGGAACCAGCGATGCGCTCTATTTCGGCTCGGGATATGCCGCCAACATCGGATTGTTGGGTTCCGTGCTCGGGCCTCAAGATGTGGTGCTTTCCGACAGCCTCAATCATGCCAGCATTATCGACGGCATACGCTTGTCGGGGGCGCGCAAGTTCATTTACCCCCATCGAGACCTGAACGCGTTGGAGCAGGGTCTCTCACAACTCGCCAAGGAAGACGGTTGCCGAATCATCGTCACGGAAAGCGTTTTCAGCATGGATGGCGACCGCGCTCCGATTGCCGACCTGGTGAGCCTGGCGCGAAACTACGGCGCGGAACTCATTGTCGACGAGGCGCACGCCACGGGTGTTCTCGGGCCGCACGGCCGTGGACTGGTGGCGGACGCGGGCTTGGTGGACCAAGTTCTGGCGATCGTCCACACCTGCGGAAAAGCGCTGGCCAGCGTGGGTGCATTTGTCTGTTCGAGCTCGACCCTTAAGCAGTTGCTGATTAACCGGGCACGAACCTTCATCTTCAGCACCGCCATGCCTCCCTATGTCGCGCATCAGATTCGGGCTGCCTTGCGGATCACGACGGAATCCGAACCAGAGAGAGTCCACCTCGATTCGCTGGCGACGCAACTGCGCAGCTCGCTGCAAGCTTCCGGATTCAACACCGGCGCCAGCACGTCGCAAATCGTGCCTGTCTTGCTTGGCGACAACGAAACGGCACTGCACTTTGCCGCGGAACTCCGCAAGAGTGAGTTTGCCGTCCGGGCGATTCGGCCTCCTACGGTGAGTCCCGGCACATCGCGGCTGCGCGTATCGCTGACCAGCACACTTACCGCCGAACAGATGGACCGGTTCATGGCGGCCATCGTCGCCGCCAAAGAAGCGCTTGGGTCGGTCATACATGCCTAA
- the bioA gene encoding adenosylmethionine--8-amino-7-oxononanoate transaminase, which translates to MTAPLHIWHPFTSPADGPPLRIASAEGAYLYTTDGRRLIDAISSWWVNLHGHCHPRIAAAVAEQAKRLDHVLLAGLTHEGIEHLTARLRRFLPDALSHVFYSDDGSTAVEVALKIAVQYWRNRAQPEKTGIVALEGAYHGDTVGAMSVSADSGFTDAFSALRFPVRRVPAAYCYRCPVGKRRETCDIDCLQAMEQLLSAKHAELAAVIVEPLLQGAGGMIVHPIEFLVRIRELCSRYNVLLIADEVLTGFGRCGRMFACELAGVVPDLMCLSKGLTGGFLPMGATVCADFVQGEFIGDQRRAFFHGHSYTGNPIASAAAIASLDIFETEPVWERIAAISAAHRERLEILRRHSLVADKRGIGTVAAIELRAEDHGYFSNLRPFLYEFFLSRGVLLRPLGNVVYVLPPYVISMEDLRAVYDAIGEALDALSEKMADRRPSVGQNCH; encoded by the coding sequence ATGACGGCGCCCTTGCACATCTGGCATCCGTTCACCTCGCCGGCGGATGGGCCGCCGCTTCGCATTGCCAGTGCCGAAGGGGCGTATCTCTACACCACGGATGGCCGCAGGCTCATCGACGCGATCTCTTCCTGGTGGGTCAACCTGCATGGCCATTGTCACCCGCGCATCGCAGCCGCTGTCGCCGAACAAGCGAAGCGCTTGGATCACGTGCTGCTCGCAGGCCTGACCCACGAGGGCATTGAACACCTGACGGCCCGCCTGCGACGTTTCTTGCCCGACGCGCTCAGCCACGTCTTCTATTCCGACGACGGCTCCACTGCGGTCGAGGTCGCGCTCAAGATCGCGGTGCAGTATTGGCGCAACCGGGCACAACCGGAGAAGACGGGCATTGTCGCGCTCGAGGGCGCCTACCACGGGGACACCGTCGGCGCCATGTCCGTCAGTGCGGACTCCGGTTTCACCGACGCTTTTTCCGCGCTGCGCTTTCCCGTTCGCCGCGTTCCTGCTGCGTATTGCTATCGCTGCCCGGTGGGAAAGCGGCGTGAGACATGCGACATCGATTGCCTTCAAGCGATGGAGCAATTGTTGAGCGCGAAACACGCCGAGCTTGCCGCGGTGATCGTCGAACCATTGCTGCAGGGCGCGGGGGGAATGATCGTCCATCCCATCGAGTTCCTGGTGCGCATTCGCGAACTATGCTCCCGCTACAACGTGCTGCTGATCGCCGACGAAGTGCTGACCGGATTCGGTCGCTGCGGGCGAATGTTTGCCTGTGAGCTGGCCGGAGTCGTGCCTGACCTGATGTGCCTTTCCAAGGGGCTCACCGGCGGATTCTTGCCGATGGGGGCGACCGTATGCGCCGACTTTGTGCAGGGCGAATTCATCGGCGATCAGCGCCGCGCGTTTTTCCATGGTCATTCCTATACGGGCAATCCCATCGCTAGCGCAGCCGCCATCGCCAGCTTGGATATTTTCGAGACGGAGCCGGTGTGGGAGCGCATCGCGGCGATCTCGGCGGCACATCGCGAGCGGCTTGAGATCCTGCGGCGGCACTCGTTAGTTGCCGATAAGCGCGGGATAGGAACCGTGGCGGCCATTGAACTCCGTGCTGAAGATCATGGGTATTTTTCCAACCTGCGCCCGTTTCTTTACGAGTTCTTCCTCAGCCGGGGCGTACTGCTCCGGCCCTTGGGCAACGTGGTATATGTCCTTCCTCCGTACGTTATCTCGATGGAAGACCTGCGCGCCGTCTACGACGCGATCGGAGAGGCGCTCGATGCGCTCAGTGAAAAGATGGCGGATCGGCGACCGTCTGTAGGCCAAAATTGCCATTGA
- a CDS encoding acyl carrier protein, with protein sequence MPAQVFTFEDLKDILVKRVRLPEAQIKSDLTASFEDMGLDSLALVEVQLEVQQRYGFVIPDEDVANLHTVGQAIDYTNRRLQQAG encoded by the coding sequence ATGCCAGCACAAGTGTTCACGTTTGAAGATCTCAAAGACATACTCGTCAAGCGCGTCCGGTTGCCCGAAGCCCAGATCAAGAGTGATCTGACAGCATCTTTCGAAGACATGGGGCTGGATTCGCTGGCCTTGGTCGAAGTTCAGCTCGAAGTCCAACAGCGCTACGGATTCGTGATCCCGGACGAGGACGTGGCCAACCTGCACACCGTTGGACAGGCTATTGATTACACCAACCGTCGCTTGCAGCAAGCGGGGTAA